From a region of the Paraburkholderia hospita genome:
- the glnA gene encoding type I glutamate--ammonia ligase, with amino-acid sequence MSKSVADVIQLVKDEDVKFVDFRFTDTRGKEQHVSVPVSAFDEDKFESGHAFDGSSIAGWKGIEASDMLLIPDADTAFIDPFYEESTLVLTCDVVEPADGKGYERDPRSLAKRAEAYLKSTGLGDTAFFGPEPEFFIFDSVQWAADQSGCFVKIGSEEAPWSSGKEFEGGNTGHRPGTKGGYFPVAPVDTFQDIRSEMCLLLEQIGIPVEVHHHEVAGQGQNEIGTKFSTLVQRADWTQQLKYIVHNVAHTYGKTATFMPKPIVGDNGSGMHVHQSIWKDGQNMFAGNGYAGLSEFALFYIGGIIKHARALNAITNPGTNSYKRLVPHFEAPVKLAYSARNRSASIRIPHVANPKGRRIETRFPDPLANPYLCFSALMMAGLDGVQNKIHPGEAADKNLYDLPPEEDAKIPTVCAGLDQALEALDADREFLTRGGVFTDGMIDAYLELKEGELQRVRMTTHPVEFELYYSL; translated from the coding sequence ATGAGTAAATCCGTGGCCGACGTCATCCAGCTCGTCAAGGACGAGGACGTCAAGTTTGTCGACTTCCGTTTCACCGACACGCGCGGCAAGGAGCAACACGTTTCGGTGCCGGTGTCGGCATTCGACGAAGACAAATTCGAAAGCGGCCATGCGTTTGACGGTTCCTCGATTGCTGGCTGGAAGGGCATCGAAGCGTCGGACATGCTGCTCATCCCGGACGCCGACACCGCCTTCATCGACCCGTTCTACGAAGAGTCGACCCTCGTGCTGACCTGCGACGTCGTCGAACCGGCTGACGGCAAGGGCTATGAGCGCGATCCGCGCTCGCTCGCAAAGCGCGCCGAAGCGTACCTGAAGAGCACGGGTCTGGGCGACACGGCCTTCTTCGGTCCGGAACCCGAATTCTTCATTTTCGACTCGGTCCAGTGGGCTGCGGACCAGTCGGGTTGCTTCGTCAAGATCGGCTCGGAAGAAGCACCGTGGTCGTCGGGCAAGGAATTCGAAGGCGGCAACACGGGTCACCGTCCGGGCACGAAGGGCGGCTACTTCCCGGTCGCGCCTGTGGACACGTTCCAGGACATCCGCTCGGAAATGTGTCTGCTGCTCGAACAGATCGGCATCCCCGTTGAAGTTCACCACCACGAAGTGGCAGGTCAAGGCCAGAACGAAATCGGCACGAAGTTCTCGACGCTGGTTCAACGCGCTGACTGGACGCAACAGCTGAAGTACATCGTTCACAACGTTGCGCACACGTACGGCAAGACGGCGACGTTCATGCCGAAGCCTATCGTCGGCGACAACGGTTCGGGCATGCACGTTCACCAGTCGATCTGGAAGGACGGCCAGAACATGTTCGCGGGCAACGGCTACGCTGGCCTGTCGGAATTCGCGCTGTTCTACATCGGCGGCATCATCAAGCACGCTCGCGCGCTGAACGCGATCACGAACCCGGGTACGAACTCGTACAAGCGTCTCGTGCCGCACTTCGAAGCGCCTGTGAAGCTGGCTTACTCGGCACGTAACCGTTCGGCATCGATCCGTATTCCGCACGTTGCAAACCCGAAGGGCCGCCGTATCGAAACGCGCTTCCCGGATCCGCTCGCGAACCCGTACCTGTGCTTCTCGGCACTGATGATGGCAGGTCTGGACGGCGTGCAGAACAAGATCCATCCGGGCGAAGCTGCCGACAAGAACCTGTACGACCTGCCGCCGGAAGAGGATGCAAAGATCCCGACCGTGTGTGCCGGCCTCGATCAGGCGCTGGAAGCACTCGACGCAGACCGTGAGTTCCTGACGCGTGGTGGCGTGTTCACCGACGGCATGATCGACGCTTACCTGGAACTGAAGGAAGGCGAGCTGCAACGCGTGCGTATGACCACGCACCCGGTCGAATTCGAACTGTACTACTCGCTGTAA
- a CDS encoding YVTN family beta-propeller repeat protein codes for MRKFSLPGLTSTFAAGAALVAAASFFSPPVLANNVIVLNSGEATLSLIDETTRQVIDTVPTGKEPHHLMPTPDNSSLIVANSVSNNLMFVDPKTGKPQRWVENIEDPYQIGFSPDRKWLVTTGLRLDRLDIYHYDGHNMTLASRLPLAVMPSHMAFTNDSKTVFVTLQVSGELAAVDLATQTVKWKMKVGKVPAGLWMTPGEKYLLIGMTGADYVAVVDWRNQKIVKTITTGKGAHNFRSLADGKHVAVSNRVASTISILDEDTLTNVGDITGLMPGPDDMELSADKRYLWVTFRFAKHVGVIDLTTHKLIQTIAVGRSPHGIYFFNRAPVTAPNGA; via the coding sequence ATGCGCAAATTTTCCCTTCCCGGTTTGACCAGCACGTTTGCAGCAGGCGCGGCGCTCGTCGCGGCAGCAAGCTTCTTTTCCCCGCCAGTTCTCGCCAACAACGTGATCGTGCTCAATTCCGGCGAAGCCACGCTGAGCCTGATCGACGAGACGACGCGCCAGGTGATCGACACGGTGCCGACCGGCAAGGAACCGCATCACCTGATGCCGACACCGGACAATTCGTCGCTGATCGTCGCGAATTCGGTGTCGAACAATCTGATGTTCGTCGATCCGAAAACGGGTAAGCCGCAGCGCTGGGTCGAGAACATCGAAGACCCGTATCAGATCGGTTTCTCGCCGGATCGCAAGTGGCTCGTGACGACGGGCCTGCGCCTCGATCGCCTCGACATCTATCACTACGACGGCCACAACATGACGCTCGCGAGCCGCCTGCCGCTCGCCGTGATGCCTAGCCACATGGCGTTCACGAACGACAGCAAGACCGTGTTCGTCACGCTGCAGGTGTCAGGTGAACTCGCCGCCGTCGATCTCGCCACGCAGACGGTCAAGTGGAAGATGAAGGTCGGCAAGGTGCCGGCCGGCCTGTGGATGACGCCGGGCGAGAAATATCTGCTGATCGGCATGACGGGTGCGGACTATGTCGCTGTCGTCGACTGGCGCAACCAGAAGATCGTGAAGACGATCACGACGGGCAAGGGCGCGCACAACTTCCGCTCGCTCGCGGACGGCAAGCATGTGGCCGTGTCGAACCGCGTGGCCAGCACCATCAGCATCCTCGACGAGGACACGCTCACCAACGTCGGCGACATCACGGGACTGATGCCCGGACCGGACGACATGGAACTTTCCGCCGACAAACGCTATCTGTGGGTAACGTTCCGTTTCGCGAAGCATGTCGGCGTCATCGACCTGACCACGCATAAGCTGATCCAGACGATCGCCGTAGGCCGTTCGCCGCACGGCATCTATTTCTTCAACCGCGCGCCCGTCACCGCGCCGAACGGGGCGTGA
- the ntrC gene encoding nitrogen regulation protein NR(I) has product MKPIWIVDDDQSIRWVLEKALARENFATRSFANVREAAGALEHDSPQVLVSDIRMPGGSGLELLQTVRERVPGLPVIIMTAFSDLDSAVAAFQGGAFEYLAKPFDVDKAVELIRRAVDESMRGEQTWDDRVAEAPEMLGQAPAMQDMFRAIGRLSHSAATVLITGESGTGKELVARALHRHSPRANGPFIALNTAAIPKDLLESELFGHERGAFTGAQAMRQGRFEQAENGTLFLDEIGDMPFDLQTRLLRVLSDGQFYRVGGHNPLRANVRVIAATHQNLESRVRQGLFREDLYHRLNVIRLRLPALRERSEDIPLLTRHFLQKSARDLGVEPKRVSEEALAYMTSLPFPGNVRQLENLANWLTVMAPAQTIEIKDLPPDLVSTQQAGAEFATSAGSLPIDGTVGNGGVTNGVAPITGAPVAAGGVVIPSPVAAWESGLRTEVAKLLRENAADVMDELSRRFEAAVIREALDFTRGRKVEAAERLGIGRNTITRKIQELNLEP; this is encoded by the coding sequence ATGAAGCCGATCTGGATAGTAGACGACGATCAATCGATCCGTTGGGTGCTCGAAAAAGCACTCGCACGCGAGAACTTCGCGACACGCAGCTTCGCGAATGTGCGCGAAGCCGCGGGCGCACTGGAACACGACAGCCCGCAGGTGCTCGTCTCCGATATCAGGATGCCTGGCGGCTCGGGGCTCGAACTGCTGCAGACCGTACGCGAGCGCGTGCCCGGCTTGCCCGTCATCATCATGACGGCGTTCTCGGATCTCGATAGCGCCGTGGCCGCGTTTCAGGGCGGTGCGTTCGAATACCTCGCCAAGCCGTTCGACGTCGACAAGGCCGTCGAACTGATTCGCCGCGCCGTCGACGAAAGCATGCGCGGCGAGCAGACGTGGGACGACCGCGTCGCCGAAGCGCCCGAGATGCTCGGTCAGGCGCCCGCGATGCAGGACATGTTCCGCGCGATCGGCCGTCTGTCGCATTCGGCCGCGACCGTGCTCATTACGGGCGAATCAGGCACCGGTAAGGAACTTGTTGCCCGCGCCTTGCACCGACATAGCCCACGCGCGAACGGTCCGTTCATCGCACTGAACACGGCGGCGATTCCGAAAGATCTGCTGGAATCCGAACTGTTTGGTCATGAGCGCGGCGCGTTCACGGGCGCGCAGGCAATGCGCCAGGGCCGCTTCGAGCAGGCTGAGAACGGCACGCTGTTTCTTGATGAAATCGGCGATATGCCGTTCGACTTGCAGACGCGTCTGTTGCGTGTGCTGTCGGATGGCCAGTTCTATCGCGTCGGCGGACATAATCCGCTGCGCGCGAATGTCCGCGTGATCGCCGCGACGCACCAGAATCTCGAATCGCGTGTGCGGCAAGGGCTGTTTCGCGAGGACTTGTATCACCGCTTGAACGTGATCCGTCTGCGCTTGCCGGCGTTGCGTGAACGTAGCGAGGACATTCCGCTGCTGACGCGCCACTTCCTGCAGAAGAGTGCGCGCGATCTCGGCGTCGAGCCGAAGCGCGTGTCGGAAGAGGCGCTCGCGTATATGACGTCGCTGCCGTTTCCTGGCAACGTGCGCCAGCTAGAAAACCTTGCGAACTGGCTGACCGTGATGGCGCCTGCGCAGACGATCGAGATCAAGGACCTGCCGCCCGATCTCGTATCGACGCAGCAGGCCGGGGCGGAATTCGCGACGTCCGCGGGATCGCTGCCGATCGACGGCACAGTGGGCAACGGTGGCGTCACAAACGGCGTGGCGCCGATTACGGGTGCGCCCGTCGCGGCCGGCGGCGTGGTGATTCCGTCGCCTGTCGCCGCGTGGGAGAGTGGGCTGCGCACGGAAGTCGCGAAGCTGTTGCGCGAGAATGCAGCTGATGTAATGGACGAACTGTCGCGCCGTTTCGAAGCGGCCGTGATCCGCGAAGCGCTCGACTTCACGCGCGGGCGCAAGGTCGAAGCGGCCGAGCGGCTCGGCATCGGGCGCAATACGATCACGCGCAAGATTCAGGAGCTGAATCTCGAACCGTAA
- a CDS encoding rhodanese-like domain-containing protein: MSTLEQLYSQAEKRRVDNQLPYAGAVTPAEAFELLQLDPRTRLIDVRTRAELDWVGRPVVGDGQYAHVEWTRYPGGVPNAEFIDQLRQVATPDTPVLLLCRSAARSKLAAIAATQAGFTKALDLLEGFEGDKDGQGHRKTVSGWCFRGLPWIGA; encoded by the coding sequence ATGAGTACGCTCGAACAGTTGTACAGCCAGGCTGAAAAGCGCCGTGTCGACAATCAGCTCCCCTACGCGGGCGCCGTCACGCCTGCCGAGGCATTCGAGCTTCTGCAACTCGACCCGCGCACCCGTCTCATCGATGTGCGCACACGCGCCGAACTGGATTGGGTCGGCCGCCCGGTCGTCGGCGATGGCCAGTATGCGCATGTCGAATGGACGCGCTATCCGGGCGGCGTGCCGAATGCCGAATTCATCGATCAGCTGCGTCAGGTCGCGACGCCCGACACGCCCGTGCTGCTCCTGTGCCGCAGCGCGGCGCGCTCGAAGCTGGCGGCCATCGCCGCGACGCAGGCCGGCTTCACGAAGGCGCTGGATCTGCTGGAAGGCTTCGAAGGCGACAAGGATGGCCAGGGGCATCGGAAGACGGTGTCGGGCTGGTGTTTCCGCGGACTGCCGTGGATTGGCGCTTGA
- a CDS encoding competence/damage-inducible protein A — MAFGVIIIGDEILSGRRVDKHLPKVIQLLSARGLSLSWAEYIGDDPERITATLRRTFASGDIVFSTGGIGATPDDHTRQCAAAALAVPLELHPEAKALIQERIRDTHPASSSAPVDFNSPDNLHRLNMGTYPRGASIIPNGYNKIPGFSVGDHHFVPGFPVMAWPMIEWVLDTKYQHLHHSTPHAEKSLLVFELPESTLTPLMEKIEHDFPGVRVFSLPSVGDAERGGIYARRHIDLGVKGEPEAVAAAFVKLREGVHLLGGDIVEPELAAHAQPRN, encoded by the coding sequence ATGGCATTTGGCGTCATCATCATCGGCGATGAAATCCTGTCCGGCAGACGCGTCGACAAGCATCTGCCGAAAGTCATCCAGCTTCTGAGCGCGCGCGGCCTGTCGCTGTCATGGGCCGAATATATCGGCGACGATCCGGAGCGCATCACGGCGACCTTGCGCCGCACCTTCGCGTCGGGCGATATCGTGTTCTCGACGGGCGGCATCGGCGCAACGCCGGATGATCACACACGCCAATGCGCGGCCGCCGCGCTTGCCGTGCCGCTCGAACTGCATCCCGAGGCAAAGGCGCTGATCCAGGAGCGTATCCGCGACACGCATCCCGCCAGTTCGTCCGCGCCCGTCGATTTCAACTCGCCGGACAACCTGCATCGTTTGAATATGGGCACGTATCCGCGCGGCGCGTCGATCATTCCGAACGGGTACAACAAGATTCCTGGTTTTTCTGTCGGCGATCATCACTTCGTGCCGGGCTTTCCGGTGATGGCCTGGCCGATGATCGAATGGGTGCTGGATACGAAGTACCAGCATCTGCATCATTCGACGCCGCATGCGGAAAAGTCTCTGCTCGTCTTCGAGTTGCCCGAGTCGACGCTGACGCCGCTGATGGAAAAGATCGAGCATGACTTTCCGGGCGTGCGCGTATTCAGCCTGCCGAGCGTAGGCGACGCGGAGCGCGGCGGCATCTATGCACGCCGGCATATCGATCTGGGCGTGAAGGGCGAGCCGGAAGCCGTCGCGGCCGCGTTCGTGAAGCTGCGCGAAGGCGTGCACCTGCTCGGCGGCGATATCGTCGAGCCGGAATTGGCAGCGCACGCGCAGCCGCGTAACTGA
- the glnL gene encoding nitrogen regulation protein NR(II) codes for MVLKNLIKARKGHTDALSDDAQLVESGLLPGFEALPTVLLVLDKRTLRVAFANPSAESMLEMSRRQLTQMAWPDIFTNGEELTATIAAIAAHRFHATHLDAVLERAGHEPLHVHAIVGFLESAQDYVLLELFENERHLRSDREERIHDLTAVNKQLIRNLAHEIKNPLGGIRGAAQLLEFELGARERDELREYTQVVIKESDRLQTLVDRLLEPHRHPHIVGDVNIHEVCERVRAVILAEFPRGLTIERDYDVSVPDLRGDKEQLIQALLNIVRNAAEALRERISQGDARIELRTRVARKVTIAKRLCKLALDLHIVDNGPGIPEDIRDRIFYPLVSGREDGSGLGLTLAQTFVQQHEGMIEVESRPGHTEFQILLPLDS; via the coding sequence ATGGTATTGAAGAACCTGATCAAGGCCAGAAAAGGGCACACCGACGCATTGTCGGATGATGCGCAACTCGTCGAATCCGGTTTGCTGCCGGGCTTCGAGGCGCTGCCCACCGTTCTGCTCGTGCTCGACAAGCGGACGCTGCGTGTCGCGTTCGCGAATCCGTCGGCCGAGTCGATGCTCGAAATGTCGCGCCGGCAGCTCACGCAAATGGCCTGGCCCGACATCTTCACGAACGGCGAAGAACTGACGGCGACCATCGCCGCGATCGCCGCTCACCGTTTTCACGCGACCCATCTGGATGCCGTGCTCGAACGCGCCGGCCACGAGCCGCTGCATGTGCATGCGATCGTCGGCTTCCTGGAGAGCGCGCAGGACTACGTGCTGCTCGAGCTGTTCGAGAACGAGCGTCATTTGAGGTCGGATCGCGAAGAGCGCATTCACGATCTGACGGCCGTCAACAAGCAGTTGATCCGCAATCTCGCGCATGAGATCAAAAACCCGCTCGGCGGCATTCGCGGCGCGGCACAACTGCTCGAATTCGAGCTCGGCGCGCGCGAACGCGACGAGCTGCGCGAGTACACGCAGGTCGTCATCAAGGAATCGGACCGGCTGCAAACGCTCGTCGACCGCTTGCTCGAACCGCATCGTCATCCGCATATCGTCGGCGACGTGAATATTCACGAAGTATGCGAGCGCGTGCGCGCGGTGATTCTCGCGGAGTTTCCGCGCGGTCTCACGATCGAGCGCGACTACGACGTTAGCGTGCCTGATCTGCGCGGCGACAAGGAGCAACTGATCCAGGCGCTGCTGAACATCGTGCGCAATGCGGCTGAAGCACTGCGCGAACGCATCTCGCAAGGCGATGCGCGGATCGAGTTGCGTACCCGCGTGGCGCGCAAGGTGACGATCGCGAAACGTCTTTGCAAGCTGGCACTGGACTTGCATATCGTCGATAACGGGCCCGGCATTCCCGAAGACATACGCGACCGCATCTTCTATCCGCTCGTATCGGGCAGGGAAGACGGCAGCGGTCTTGGCCTGACACTCGCGCAGACTTTCGTGCAACAGCACGAAGGGATGATCGAAGTGGAGAGCCGTCCGGGTCACACCGAGTTTCAGATCCTGCTGCCGCTCGACAGCTGA
- a CDS encoding EI24 domain-containing protein, protein MNDLLRSFGRALSSVLHPRMLWLTFMPFAGATIVWGVALWFSWQTLIGATRNWLESWPLTTTLYGLFDWLGFSSLHAAVAPFIVIAVAIPLIVVTVLLLIATLSMPAVIKHLSKRQFAALEMRHGGTFAGSLVHSIWTTLVCLLVLVITLPLWLIPPFFALIPPLLWGWLTYRVMTYDALSLHASSEERRALVRQHRLPLLLIGVASGLLGSLPTLIWASSVWLIVLFPVMTAVTIWIYAFILVFTALWFGYYCLRALQRMRAGEHGGNGHHGPHGARGTAPVSY, encoded by the coding sequence ATGAATGATCTCTTGCGCTCGTTCGGGCGCGCGCTTTCTTCCGTGTTGCATCCGCGCATGCTGTGGCTGACGTTCATGCCGTTCGCGGGAGCCACGATCGTCTGGGGCGTGGCGCTGTGGTTTTCCTGGCAGACCCTGATCGGTGCGACGCGTAACTGGCTCGAAAGCTGGCCGCTCACGACGACGCTCTACGGGCTATTCGACTGGCTCGGTTTTTCGTCGCTGCATGCGGCCGTGGCGCCTTTCATTGTGATTGCCGTTGCGATCCCGCTGATCGTCGTCACGGTGCTGCTGCTGATCGCGACCCTGTCGATGCCCGCCGTGATCAAGCATCTGTCGAAGCGGCAGTTCGCCGCGCTGGAAATGCGGCACGGCGGCACGTTCGCCGGCAGCCTCGTGCATTCCATATGGACGACGCTCGTGTGCCTGCTGGTGCTCGTGATCACGCTGCCGCTGTGGCTGATTCCGCCTTTCTTCGCGCTGATCCCGCCGCTGCTGTGGGGCTGGCTCACTTACCGCGTGATGACGTACGACGCCCTGTCGCTGCACGCCAGCAGCGAAGAGCGGCGCGCGCTGGTGCGCCAGCATCGCCTGCCGCTGTTGCTGATCGGCGTGGCGAGCGGGCTGCTCGGCTCGCTGCCCACGTTGATCTGGGCGTCGTCCGTGTGGCTGATCGTACTGTTCCCTGTGATGACTGCCGTGACCATCTGGATCTATGCTTTTATCCTCGTGTTCACGGCGCTGTGGTTCGGCTACTACTGCCTGCGCGCGCTCCAGCGGATGCGCGCCGGCGAGCATGGCGGGAACGGTCACCATGGTCCCCACGGCGCGCGCGGCACAGCGCCCGTCTCCTATTGA
- a CDS encoding sterol desaturase family protein, which yields MFHLIASSLDSFVSSIQTLLYVDVVQPLLFHFNLMDYDEDTYDSLYWVIVGVLEVLAMYALLRPLEALRPVEQWKDRKAVRVDVLYTWIAKLGILNLFFFFALQPFFDSVQGWLRLQGIANIELDNLWPGVTTQPFVTFVMYLLVLDFAGYWYHRGQHRIGVWWELHAVHHSQQQMSLWADDRNHLLDDLLQACFFAVIALFIGVPPSQFVVLVAITNLAQSVQHANIRLHFGWLGERLLVSPTFHRRHHAIGYGHEGLKYGCNFGVLFPWWDMLFGSASWSREMEPTGIRDQLSGRHYGEGFWAQHWLAFVRIGQRIAGKKQRGAA from the coding sequence ATGTTCCACCTGATCGCCTCCAGTCTCGATAGCTTCGTTTCTTCGATCCAGACGCTGCTGTACGTCGACGTCGTGCAGCCGCTGCTGTTCCATTTCAACCTGATGGACTACGACGAGGACACGTACGACAGCCTGTACTGGGTGATCGTCGGCGTGCTGGAAGTGCTCGCCATGTATGCGCTGCTGCGTCCGCTCGAAGCGCTGCGGCCCGTCGAGCAGTGGAAGGACCGCAAGGCGGTGCGTGTCGACGTGCTCTACACGTGGATCGCGAAGCTCGGCATTCTCAATCTGTTCTTCTTCTTCGCGCTGCAGCCGTTTTTCGACTCGGTGCAGGGCTGGCTGCGCCTGCAGGGCATCGCGAATATCGAACTCGACAATCTGTGGCCCGGCGTTACGACGCAGCCTTTCGTCACGTTCGTCATGTATCTGCTGGTGCTCGACTTCGCGGGCTACTGGTATCACCGCGGGCAGCACAGGATCGGTGTCTGGTGGGAGTTGCACGCGGTGCATCACAGCCAGCAGCAGATGTCGCTGTGGGCCGACGACCGCAACCATCTGCTCGACGATCTGCTGCAGGCGTGTTTCTTCGCCGTGATCGCGCTGTTCATCGGCGTGCCGCCGTCGCAGTTCGTCGTGCTCGTCGCGATCACGAATCTTGCGCAGAGCGTGCAGCACGCGAACATCCGTCTGCATTTCGGCTGGCTCGGCGAGCGTCTGCTCGTCAGTCCGACCTTCCATCGCCGTCATCACGCCATCGGCTATGGTCACGAAGGGCTCAAGTACGGCTGCAATTTCGGCGTGCTCTTTCCGTGGTGGGACATGCTGTTCGGCAGCGCGTCGTGGAGCCGCGAAATGGAGCCGACGGGCATTCGCGATCAGCTCAGCGGCCGTCATTACGGCGAGGGCTTCTGGGCGCAGCACTGGCTCGCGTTCGTGCGCATTGGGCAGCGCATCGCCGGCAAGAAGCAGCGGGGCGCGGCGTAA
- a CDS encoding aspartate/glutamate racemase family protein, whose product MKTIGVIGGMSWESSAEYYRLLNRYAKARLGGHHNARSLMVTVDFAPVEANQRAGDWHALGVQMADAARQLERGGADIVLLATNTMHRVHEAIEASIAVPFLHIADPTGEALRAAGIERVGLLGTRYTMEQTFYAGRLRERFGIDTLIPDDEGRAHVHRIIYDELCHGIIAPSSRAIYQNVIEDLKARGAQAVILGCTEITLLIRQEDSVLPVFDTTALHAQKAVDWAIEADRG is encoded by the coding sequence ATGAAAACGATAGGCGTGATCGGCGGGATGAGTTGGGAATCGTCAGCCGAGTATTACCGGCTGCTGAACCGCTATGCGAAGGCGCGTCTCGGCGGCCATCACAATGCGCGCAGCCTGATGGTGACCGTCGACTTCGCGCCCGTCGAAGCAAACCAGCGCGCGGGCGACTGGCACGCGCTCGGCGTGCAGATGGCGGATGCCGCGCGGCAACTGGAGCGCGGCGGCGCCGACATCGTGCTGCTCGCGACGAACACCATGCATCGCGTGCACGAAGCGATCGAAGCGTCGATCGCGGTGCCCTTTCTGCACATCGCCGATCCGACGGGCGAAGCGCTGCGCGCGGCGGGTATCGAGCGAGTCGGCTTGCTGGGCACGCGCTATACGATGGAGCAGACCTTCTACGCGGGACGCCTGCGCGAGCGCTTTGGCATCGATACGCTGATCCCCGATGACGAGGGCCGCGCGCACGTCCATCGGATCATCTACGACGAACTGTGTCACGGGATCATCGCGCCGTCATCGCGGGCGATCTATCAAAACGTGATCGAAGACCTGAAGGCTCGCGGCGCGCAGGCCGTCATTCTCGGCTGCACGGAGATCACGCTGCTGATCCGGCAGGAAGACTCTGTTCTGCCTGTGTTCGATACGACTGCGCTGCATGCGCAAAAGGCTGTCGACTGGGCTATCGAAGCCGATCGTGGTTGA
- the xth gene encoding exodeoxyribonuclease III, translated as MKLATWNVNSLKVRQQHVIDWLELSQTDVLCLQELKLPDEKFPRAELEEKGYRSWFAGQKTYNGVGILVRDGMSVDEGSVMRNIPGFEDPQQRVIAATIEGVRVICAYFPNGQAPGTDKFAYKLRWLDALHDWIASELAQHPKLALLGDYNIAPEDRDVHDPKAWEGQNLVSPEERAQFNRLVELGLVDSFRLFDQPEKTFTWWDYRMLAFRRNAGLRIDHILLSKPLAASCTHCDVDKTPRKWDQPSDHAPVVALTE; from the coding sequence ATGAAATTAGCCACGTGGAATGTGAACTCCCTGAAGGTTCGTCAGCAGCATGTGATCGACTGGCTCGAACTCAGCCAGACCGACGTGCTGTGTCTTCAGGAACTGAAACTGCCCGACGAAAAATTTCCGCGCGCCGAGCTCGAGGAAAAGGGCTATCGCAGCTGGTTCGCCGGTCAGAAGACGTATAACGGCGTCGGCATTCTCGTGCGCGACGGCATGAGCGTCGACGAAGGCAGCGTCATGCGCAACATACCCGGCTTCGAGGACCCGCAGCAGCGCGTGATCGCGGCCACCATCGAAGGCGTGCGCGTGATCTGCGCCTACTTCCCGAACGGCCAGGCGCCCGGCACCGACAAGTTCGCCTACAAGCTGCGCTGGCTCGACGCGCTGCACGACTGGATCGCCAGCGAACTTGCGCAGCATCCGAAGCTCGCGCTGCTCGGCGACTACAACATCGCACCCGAAGACCGCGACGTGCATGATCCGAAGGCGTGGGAAGGACAGAACCTCGTGTCGCCGGAAGAGCGCGCGCAGTTCAACCGCCTCGTCGAACTCGGTCTCGTCGATTCGTTCCGGCTCTTCGATCAGCCCGAGAAGACCTTCACGTGGTGGGATTATCGGATGCTCGCGTTCCGCCGCAACGCGGGCTTGCGCATCGACCATATCCTGCTGTCGAAGCCGCTCGCCGCAAGCTGCACGCATTGCGACGTCGACAAGACGCCACGCAAGTGGGATCAGCCTTCGGATCACGCGCCCGTCGTCGCGCTCACCGAGTAA